One stretch of Pseudomonas fragi DNA includes these proteins:
- a CDS encoding enoyl-CoA hydratase/isomerase family protein produces MTAQVSSSPTPEVAPLPDTILAEVRNHIGHLTLNRPGGLNAINLEMVRGLQQQLDAWATDPQIKAVVLRGAGEKAFCAGGDIRSLYDSYQNNDTLHSQFFEEEYALDLTLHRYPKPVVALMDGFVLGGGMGLVQGADLRLVTERSKLAMPEVGIGYFPDVGGSYFLTRTPGQLGTYLGVSGVQIRAADALYCGLADGYLESSALPELDKGLDSLNWQKSPIDDLTALVARFAVTVLPDPPLARLRPLIDSVFAQADVPRIVAHLRAVIAPETREWANQTADLLQTRSPLAMAVTLEMLRRGRELPLEQCFALELHLDRQWFDRGDLMEGVRALLIDKDKNPRWNPPTLEALDSAHVASFFTEFNAKGA; encoded by the coding sequence ATGACTGCTCAGGTTTCATCCTCACCGACACCGGAAGTCGCGCCGCTTCCAGACACGATTCTGGCCGAGGTCCGCAACCATATTGGCCACCTGACCCTGAACCGCCCCGGCGGCCTCAACGCGATCAATCTTGAAATGGTGCGCGGCCTGCAACAGCAGCTGGATGCCTGGGCCACTGACCCGCAAATCAAGGCCGTTGTACTGCGTGGCGCAGGCGAGAAAGCCTTTTGCGCAGGCGGTGATATCCGCTCGCTGTACGACAGCTATCAAAACAACGACACCCTGCACAGCCAGTTCTTTGAAGAGGAATATGCCCTCGACCTGACCCTGCACCGCTACCCCAAACCCGTCGTCGCCTTGATGGACGGCTTCGTTCTCGGCGGCGGCATGGGCCTGGTACAGGGCGCGGATCTGCGCCTGGTCACCGAGCGTAGCAAACTGGCGATGCCGGAAGTGGGTATCGGTTATTTTCCTGACGTTGGCGGCAGCTACTTCCTGACCCGCACCCCAGGTCAGTTAGGCACCTACCTGGGCGTCAGCGGCGTGCAAATCCGCGCCGCCGATGCGTTGTACTGCGGGCTGGCAGACGGCTATCTGGAAAGCAGCGCACTGCCTGAACTGGACAAGGGCCTGGACAGCCTCAACTGGCAAAAGTCCCCTATTGATGACCTGACTGCACTGGTCGCCCGTTTCGCAGTAACCGTACTGCCCGACCCGCCGCTGGCCAGGCTGCGCCCGCTGATTGACAGCGTTTTCGCCCAGGCTGATGTACCGCGCATTGTCGCCCATCTGCGCGCAGTCATCGCCCCGGAAACCCGCGAATGGGCCAATCAAACCGCCGACCTGCTGCAAACCCGCTCACCGCTGGCGATGGCCGTGACCCTTGAAATGCTGCGCCGTGGCCGAGAACTGCCCCTTGAGCAATGCTTCGCCCTGGAGCTGCATCTTGACCGTCAGTGGTTTGATCGTGGCGATCTGATGGAAGGTGTGCGCGCATTGCTCATCGACAAAGACAAGAACCCGCGCTGGAACCCGCCAACCCTTGAGGCACTGGACAGCGCCCATGTGGCCAGCTTCTTTACCGAATTCAACGCCAAGGGAGCCTGA
- a CDS encoding SDR family NAD(P)-dependent oxidoreductase, which translates to MQIENKVFIVTGGASGLGAATAQMLVKAGAKVMLVDLNAEAVAAQALKQGDQARSAVADISQADAAQAAVAATVAAFGTVNGLVNCAGIVRGEKILGKNGPHGLETFSQVINVNLIGSFNMLRLAAAAIAEATADAEGERGVIINTASVAAFDGQIGQAAYAASKGAIASLTLPAARELARFGIRVMTIAPGIFETPMMAGMTPEVRESLAAGVPFPPRLGKPDEYAALVRHIIENSMLNGEVIRLDGALRMAAK; encoded by the coding sequence ATGCAAATCGAAAACAAGGTTTTTATCGTTACCGGTGGCGCCTCGGGGCTGGGTGCCGCTACGGCGCAGATGCTGGTCAAGGCCGGTGCCAAAGTGATGCTCGTGGACCTGAACGCCGAAGCAGTGGCCGCCCAGGCCCTGAAGCAGGGCGATCAGGCGCGCAGCGCTGTGGCCGACATCAGCCAGGCAGACGCCGCCCAGGCGGCCGTGGCCGCTACAGTGGCCGCCTTTGGTACGGTCAACGGGCTGGTCAACTGTGCCGGGATTGTGCGCGGTGAGAAGATCCTCGGCAAAAACGGCCCGCATGGGCTGGAGACGTTCAGCCAGGTGATCAACGTCAACCTGATTGGCAGCTTCAACATGTTGCGTCTGGCTGCCGCGGCGATCGCCGAAGCCACTGCCGATGCCGAAGGCGAGCGTGGGGTGATCATCAATACGGCTTCGGTTGCCGCATTCGACGGTCAGATCGGTCAGGCCGCTTATGCTGCATCCAAGGGCGCAATCGCCAGCCTGACCTTGCCTGCAGCCCGTGAACTGGCCCGCTTCGGGATTCGGGTGATGACCATCGCCCCGGGTATTTTTGAAACCCCGATGATGGCTGGCATGACGCCAGAAGTGCGCGAATCCCTGGCCGCTGGCGTGCCATTTCCGCCGCGCCTGGGCAAGCCTGACGAATACGCCGCGCTGGTGCGCCACATCATTGAAAACAGCATGCTCAATGGCGAGGTGATCCGTCTCGACGGCGCCTTGCGCATGGCCGCGAAATAA
- a CDS encoding addiction module antidote protein, which produces MNRTRNHDESVIEMIRQDPEFAIEYLRIAIEELDEEGGQASFLTALRHVVEARGGMAQTAEKAGLSRESLYRALSPKGNPTLRTLRQVVHATGMTFASLT; this is translated from the coding sequence ATGAACAGAACCAGAAATCACGACGAATCCGTTATCGAGATGATCCGCCAGGATCCCGAATTTGCCATTGAATACCTGCGCATCGCCATTGAAGAGCTCGATGAAGAAGGCGGCCAGGCCAGTTTTCTGACCGCGCTGCGCCATGTGGTCGAAGCACGGGGAGGCATGGCTCAAACAGCCGAAAAGGCCGGGCTGTCCCGCGAGAGCCTGTACCGCGCCCTTTCTCCCAAAGGCAACCCCACACTGCGCACCCTGCGCCAGGTGGTTCATGCCACCGGCATGACTTTTGCCTCACTGACCTGA
- a CDS encoding acyl-CoA dehydrogenase, with product MLPTAEQLQIREAARQFAQERLKPFAAEWDKQHRFPREAIDEMAQLGFFGMLVPEQWGGCDTGYQAYAMALEEIAAGDGSCPTIMSVHNSVGCVPILKYGTESQKQQFLPALASGAMLGAFALTEPQAGSDASDLKTRARREGDHYILNGCKQFITSGQNAGVVIVFAVTDPAAGKRGISAFIVPTDAPGYSVARVEDKLGQHASDTCQILFTDLKVPVANRLGEEGQGYKIALGNLEGGRIGIAAQAVGMARAAFEAARDYARERVTFGQPLVEHQAVAFRLADMSTEIAVARQMVHYAAALRDSGQSALVEASQAKLFASEMAERVCSKALQTLGGYGYLSDFPLERIYRDVRVCQIYEGTSDIQRMVISRNL from the coding sequence ATGCTGCCTACAGCAGAACAATTACAAATACGCGAAGCAGCCCGACAGTTTGCCCAGGAACGCCTGAAGCCTTTTGCCGCCGAGTGGGACAAGCAGCATCGCTTCCCTCGCGAAGCGATTGACGAAATGGCGCAACTGGGGTTTTTCGGCATGCTGGTGCCTGAACAGTGGGGTGGTTGCGACACGGGCTATCAGGCCTATGCCATGGCCCTTGAAGAAATCGCTGCCGGTGACGGCTCGTGTCCCACGATCATGAGCGTGCATAACTCGGTGGGGTGTGTGCCGATCCTCAAGTACGGCACCGAATCGCAGAAACAGCAGTTCCTGCCAGCGCTGGCTAGCGGTGCAATGCTCGGCGCGTTTGCATTGACCGAACCCCAGGCCGGTTCCGATGCCAGTGACCTGAAAACCCGGGCCCGCCGTGAAGGCGATCATTACATTCTCAATGGCTGCAAGCAGTTCATCACCTCCGGGCAAAACGCTGGCGTGGTGATCGTGTTTGCGGTCACGGACCCGGCGGCGGGCAAGCGCGGCATCAGCGCGTTTATCGTGCCCACGGACGCGCCGGGTTACAGCGTGGCCCGGGTTGAGGACAAACTGGGGCAGCATGCATCGGACACCTGCCAGATCCTGTTTACTGACCTGAAGGTGCCTGTGGCCAACCGCCTGGGCGAGGAGGGGCAGGGCTACAAGATCGCTCTGGGCAACCTCGAAGGCGGGCGCATTGGCATTGCCGCGCAGGCCGTAGGCATGGCCCGTGCAGCCTTTGAAGCGGCCCGCGACTACGCCCGCGAACGTGTGACCTTTGGCCAGCCATTGGTTGAACATCAGGCCGTGGCGTTTCGCCTGGCCGACATGTCGACGGAAATCGCCGTCGCCCGGCAGATGGTGCACTACGCCGCCGCACTGCGTGACAGCGGCCAGTCGGCCCTGGTCGAGGCCTCGCAAGCCAAGTTGTTTGCATCGGAAATGGCCGAGCGCGTGTGCTCCAAAGCGTTGCAAACCCTGGGCGGTTATGGCTACTTGAGCGACTTCCCGCTGGAACGGATCTACCGCGATGTGCGGGTGTGCCAGATCTATGAAGGCACCAGTGATATTCAGCGCATGGTCATTTCGCGCAATCTTTGA
- a CDS encoding enoyl-CoA hydratase yields the protein MSYETILLDIHGQVGLITLNRPQALNALNAQLIGEVNHALDTLEADHGIGCIVITGSKKSFAAGADIKEMADLSYPQIYLDDLFSDSDRVAARRKPIIAAVAGFALGGGCELAMMCDFILAGDNAKFGQPEINLGVLPGMGGTQRLTRAVGKAKAMEMCLSGRLMGAEEAERSGLVARVVAVDELLDEALKVAATIAKKSLPVLMQTKECVNRAFEVNLAEGVRFERRVFHALFATQDQKEGMAAFVEKREADFKNR from the coding sequence ATGAGCTACGAAACCATTCTGTTGGACATCCATGGGCAAGTGGGCCTGATTACCCTGAACCGGCCCCAGGCGCTCAATGCCCTGAATGCGCAATTGATCGGCGAAGTGAACCACGCGCTGGACACGCTGGAAGCCGATCACGGGATTGGCTGCATTGTCATTACCGGCTCGAAAAAATCCTTTGCCGCCGGTGCGGACATCAAGGAAATGGCCGACCTGAGCTACCCGCAAATCTACCTCGACGACCTGTTCTCGGACAGCGACCGCGTGGCGGCCCGACGCAAGCCGATCATTGCTGCGGTGGCAGGTTTTGCCCTGGGTGGCGGTTGTGAACTGGCGATGATGTGCGACTTTATCCTGGCCGGTGACAATGCCAAATTCGGCCAGCCGGAAATCAACCTCGGTGTATTGCCGGGCATGGGCGGCACACAGCGTCTGACCCGTGCAGTGGGCAAGGCCAAGGCCATGGAAATGTGCCTGAGCGGGCGTTTGATGGGGGCTGAAGAGGCGGAGCGTTCGGGGCTGGTAGCCCGTGTGGTGGCGGTGGATGAACTGCTCGACGAAGCGCTGAAAGTGGCGGCGACCATCGCCAAAAAATCCCTGCCGGTGCTGATGCAAACCAAGGAATGCGTCAACCGTGCCTTTGAAGTCAATCTGGCGGAAGGTGTGCGTTTCGAGCGTCGGGTATTCCATGCCTTGTTCGCCACACAGGACCAGAAGGAAGGGATGGCGGCGTTTGTTGAAAAACGCGAGGCTGATTTTAAAAACCGCTAA
- a CDS encoding acyl-CoA dehydrogenase family protein: MQDIELSEEQVMIRDMARDFARREIAPHAQAWEKAGWIDDALVAKLGELGLLGMVVPEEWGGTYVDYVAYALAVEEISAGDAATGALMSIHNSVGCGPILKYGSEEQKQTWLAELASGQTIACFCLTEPQAGSEAHNLRTRAELRDGQWVINGAKQFVSNGKRAKLAIVFAVTDPDLGKKGISAFLVPTATPGFIVDRTEHKMGIRASDTCAVTLSNCSVPEANMLGERGKGLAIALANLEGGRIGIGAQALGIARAAFEAALGYARDRVQFDKAIIEHQSVANMLADMQTRINAARLLILHAARLRSAGKPCLSEASQAKLFASEMAEYVCSKAIQIHGGYGYLEDYPVERYYRDARITQIYEGSSEIQRMVIARELKNYLL; this comes from the coding sequence ATGCAAGATATCGAACTGAGCGAAGAGCAAGTGATGATCCGCGACATGGCCCGCGACTTTGCCCGGCGTGAAATCGCCCCCCATGCCCAGGCGTGGGAAAAGGCCGGCTGGATCGACGACGCGCTGGTGGCCAAGCTTGGCGAACTGGGCCTGCTGGGCATGGTGGTGCCGGAGGAATGGGGCGGCACCTATGTTGATTACGTCGCCTACGCCCTGGCGGTGGAAGAAATCTCCGCGGGCGATGCCGCGACCGGCGCCCTGATGAGCATTCACAACTCGGTGGGCTGCGGGCCGATACTGAAGTACGGCAGCGAGGAACAAAAACAGACCTGGCTGGCGGAGCTGGCAAGCGGCCAGACCATCGCCTGCTTCTGTCTGACCGAGCCCCAGGCGGGCTCCGAAGCCCATAACCTGCGTACCCGCGCAGAGCTGCGTGATGGCCAATGGGTGATCAACGGCGCCAAGCAATTTGTCAGCAACGGCAAACGTGCCAAGTTGGCGATCGTGTTTGCAGTGACCGACCCTGACCTGGGCAAAAAAGGCATTTCGGCGTTTTTGGTACCTACGGCAACACCCGGTTTTATCGTCGACCGTACCGAGCACAAAATGGGCATCCGTGCTTCGGACACCTGCGCCGTGACCCTGAGCAACTGCAGCGTGCCCGAAGCCAATATGCTCGGCGAGCGCGGCAAGGGACTGGCCATCGCCCTGGCCAACCTCGAAGGAGGCCGTATCGGCATTGGCGCCCAGGCACTGGGCATCGCCCGTGCGGCCTTCGAAGCAGCACTGGGCTACGCCCGTGACCGGGTGCAATTTGACAAGGCCATCATCGAACACCAGAGCGTGGCCAACATGCTGGCCGACATGCAGACCCGCATCAACGCGGCGCGGCTGCTGATCCTGCATGCCGCGCGCCTGCGCAGCGCGGGCAAACCCTGCCTGTCAGAAGCCTCACAAGCCAAACTGTTTGCTTCGGAAATGGCTGAGTACGTGTGCTCCAAAGCCATCCAGATCCACGGCGGCTATGGCTACCTGGAAGACTACCCGGTGGAGCGTTACTACCGCGATGCGCGGATTACCCAGATTTATGAAGGGTCGAGCGAGATTCAGCGCATGGTGATTGCGCGGGAGTTGAAGAACTATCTGCTTTGA
- a CDS encoding type II toxin-antitoxin system RelE/ParE family toxin, translated as MAVKKKLTMSSFKATFLMIEIRHYVSETGNDHYQQWLDHLKDRTAKARITVRVNRLSAGAFGDCKPLCRGVWELRIDHGPGYRLYYAQDGKKLVLLLLGGDKRQQQADIEKAVGCWNEYQKRKP; from the coding sequence ATGGCGGTTAAAAAAAAATTGACCATGAGTAGCTTCAAAGCTACATTTCTTATGATCGAGATAAGACACTATGTCAGCGAAACGGGTAACGACCACTACCAGCAATGGCTGGACCATCTAAAGGATCGAACAGCCAAGGCACGTATCACCGTCAGGGTTAACCGGCTTTCAGCGGGTGCTTTTGGTGATTGCAAACCCTTGTGCCGGGGCGTTTGGGAGTTACGTATCGATCACGGCCCGGGCTACCGGCTTTATTACGCTCAAGACGGTAAAAAGCTGGTGTTGTTGCTGTTGGGCGGCGACAAGCGCCAGCAGCAGGCTGATATCGAGAAAGCCGTGGGCTGCTGGAATGAGTATCAGAAGAGGAAGCCATGA
- a CDS encoding acetyl-CoA C-acyltransferase, with protein sequence MTISNDPVVIVSAARTPMGGFQGDFKGLTAPQLGAAAIRAAVERAGVADNGVEEVLFGCVLSAGLGQAPARQAALGAGLDKGTRCTTLNKMCGSGMEATILGHDRLLAGSADVVVAGGMESMSNAPYLLDRARSGYRMGHGRVLDHMFLDGLEDAYDRGRLMGTFAEDCAQSHGFTREAQDAFAVASLTRAQQAIKDGSFSAEIVPVQVTVGKEQRLINEDEQPPKANLAKIPTLKPAFREGGTVTAANSSSISDGAAALVLMRRSEAQKRGLKPLAVIHGHAAFADEPGLFPTAPVGAIKRLMSKTGWDLGTVDLFEINEAFAVVSLVTMSALEIPHSKVNIYGGACALGHPIGASGARILVTLLSALRQQKATRGVAAICIGGGEATAIAVECLY encoded by the coding sequence ATGACAATCAGTAATGATCCGGTTGTAATCGTAAGTGCTGCGCGCACGCCCATGGGCGGCTTTCAAGGCGACTTCAAGGGCCTGACAGCGCCGCAACTGGGTGCTGCGGCGATCCGCGCTGCGGTTGAGCGCGCGGGTGTTGCCGACAATGGCGTGGAAGAGGTGCTGTTTGGCTGCGTGCTCTCGGCCGGCCTCGGCCAGGCACCTGCGCGTCAGGCTGCCCTGGGTGCCGGGCTGGACAAAGGCACGCGTTGCACCACGCTGAACAAGATGTGCGGCTCGGGCATGGAAGCCACGATTCTGGGGCACGACCGGCTGCTGGCCGGCAGCGCCGATGTAGTGGTGGCGGGGGGCATGGAGAGCATGTCCAACGCGCCGTATCTGCTCGACCGCGCCCGCAGCGGTTACCGCATGGGCCATGGCCGGGTACTGGATCACATGTTCCTCGACGGCCTGGAAGACGCCTACGACCGTGGCCGCCTGATGGGTACTTTTGCTGAAGACTGCGCCCAGAGCCACGGCTTTACCCGTGAAGCGCAGGATGCGTTTGCCGTGGCTTCGCTGACCCGTGCGCAGCAGGCGATCAAGGACGGCAGCTTCAGCGCCGAGATCGTCCCGGTGCAGGTCACGGTGGGCAAGGAGCAGCGCCTGATCAACGAAGACGAGCAACCACCCAAGGCCAATCTGGCAAAAATCCCGACCCTGAAACCGGCGTTCCGCGAAGGCGGTACGGTGACGGCGGCAAACTCCAGTTCGATTTCCGACGGTGCAGCGGCACTGGTGCTGATGCGTCGCAGCGAGGCGCAAAAACGCGGCCTCAAGCCCCTGGCGGTGATCCACGGTCACGCCGCGTTTGCCGATGAGCCGGGGCTGTTCCCGACAGCGCCGGTGGGTGCCATCAAACGCCTGATGAGCAAGACCGGCTGGGATCTGGGAACGGTCGATCTGTTCGAGATCAACGAGGCGTTTGCGGTCGTCAGCCTGGTGACCATGAGCGCGCTGGAGATTCCTCACAGCAAGGTCAATATCTACGGCGGCGCCTGTGCGCTGGGGCATCCGATCGGTGCATCGGGCGCACGGATACTGGTGACTTTGCTCTCGGCCTTGCGTCAGCAAAAGGCTACGCGCGGCGTTGCAGCCATCTGCATCGGCGGCGGTGAAGCCACGGCCATTGCCGTGGAATGTCTGTATTAA
- a CDS encoding AMP-binding protein gives MRDYLTSMADFDYQRTVTAALDGHLTAVNACVECCDRHALPGRIALFWEGRDASSATYTFTQLQEQAARFANFLLAQGVKRGDKVAGLLPRNVELLIVAFAAWRIGAIYQPLFTAFGPKAIEHRLNSSGAALVVTDAVNRAKLNEVMACPAIVTVAGAKGQGLVRGDFSFWAELDNYPATCEPLMLSGEDPFLLMFTSGTTGPAKPLLVPLKAIVAFQSYTRDAVGLRPEDSFWNLADPGWAYGIYFGITGPLSMGHPITFYDGPFTVESTCRVIKKLGITNLTGSPTAYRMLIAAGDAFSSKIKGQLRVVSSAGEPLNPEVIRWFADELGVTIHDHYGQTEVGMVLCNHHGLEHAVHMGAAGFASPGHRIVVLDDNHQELPVGQPGILAVDRSQSPMCWFGGYEGFPTKAFVGNYYLSGDTVELNPDGSISFVGRSDDVITTSGYRVGPFDVESALIEHPAVVEAAVVGKPDRERTELVKAFVVLNPQYLGDAQLAETLRLHVRQRLAAHAYPREIEFVSELPKTPSGKLQRFILRNQEIAKAELAASASVSA, from the coding sequence ATGCGCGACTATCTGACTTCGATGGCTGATTTTGACTACCAGCGCACGGTCACCGCTGCCCTGGACGGCCATTTGACGGCCGTCAATGCCTGTGTCGAGTGCTGCGACCGTCACGCCTTGCCGGGGCGTATTGCGTTGTTCTGGGAGGGGCGTGATGCCAGCAGCGCGACGTACACCTTCACCCAGTTGCAGGAGCAGGCCGCACGCTTTGCCAATTTCTTGCTGGCCCAAGGCGTAAAGCGTGGTGACAAGGTAGCGGGCCTGCTGCCGCGTAATGTCGAGTTGTTGATCGTGGCCTTTGCCGCGTGGCGTATCGGCGCCATCTACCAGCCGTTGTTCACGGCATTTGGTCCCAAGGCGATCGAGCATCGGCTTAACAGTTCCGGCGCCGCCCTGGTAGTCACCGATGCGGTCAACCGCGCCAAGCTCAACGAGGTCATGGCCTGCCCGGCGATTGTCACGGTGGCGGGCGCCAAGGGGCAGGGCCTGGTACGTGGCGACTTCAGTTTCTGGGCAGAGCTGGACAATTATCCGGCCACCTGCGAACCGCTGATGCTGAGCGGCGAAGACCCGTTCCTGCTGATGTTTACCTCGGGCACCACCGGCCCGGCCAAGCCGCTGTTGGTGCCGCTCAAGGCCATTGTCGCATTCCAGAGCTACACCCGTGATGCTGTGGGGTTGCGCCCCGAGGATTCGTTCTGGAACCTGGCCGATCCGGGCTGGGCCTATGGCATTTACTTCGGGATCACCGGGCCACTGTCGATGGGCCACCCGATCACCTTTTACGATGGTCCGTTTACCGTGGAGAGCACTTGCCGGGTGATCAAAAAGCTCGGCATCACCAACCTCACCGGCTCACCCACTGCGTACCGCATGCTGATTGCCGCCGGTGACGCCTTCTCGAGCAAGATCAAGGGCCAGTTGCGCGTAGTCAGCAGCGCCGGTGAGCCACTCAACCCCGAAGTGATCCGCTGGTTTGCCGATGAGCTTGGCGTCACCATCCATGACCACTATGGCCAGACCGAAGTCGGCATGGTGCTGTGCAACCACCACGGCCTCGAGCATGCGGTGCATATGGGCGCTGCCGGCTTCGCCTCACCGGGGCACCGCATCGTGGTGCTCGATGACAACCACCAGGAACTACCCGTGGGCCAGCCGGGCATTCTGGCGGTGGATCGCAGCCAGTCGCCGATGTGCTGGTTTGGCGGTTACGAAGGTTTCCCGACCAAAGCATTTGTTGGCAATTATTACTTGAGCGGTGACACCGTGGAGCTGAACCCGGACGGCAGCATCAGTTTTGTCGGGCGCAGCGATGACGTGATCACCACCTCCGGTTACCGCGTGGGCCCATTCGACGTGGAGAGCGCGCTGATCGAGCACCCCGCTGTGGTTGAAGCCGCCGTGGTGGGCAAGCCCGACCGCGAGCGCACCGAGCTGGTCAAGGCCTTTGTGGTGTTGAACCCCCAGTATCTGGGTGACGCGCAACTGGCCGAAACCCTGCGCCTGCATGTGCGCCAACGGCTGGCGGCACACGCTTATCCCCGTGAAATTGAATTTGTCAGCGAGCTGCCGAAAACACCAAGCGGCAAGCTGCAGCGCTTTATTTTGCGCAACCAGGAAATCGCCAAGGCTGAACTGGCCGCAAGTGCCAGCGTCAGCGCCTAA
- a CDS encoding VOC family protein → MPVTTDNRHNRIDNIEFNVHDITRSKAFYGAVFGWTFTDFGPTYSEFSDGRLSGGFTTGEPVRPGGPLIILYADDLAQAQQAISAAGGQITRPEFKFPGGSRFHFTDLDGYELAVWSQA, encoded by the coding sequence ATGCCCGTGACCACTGACAACCGCCACAACAGAATCGACAACATCGAATTCAACGTCCATGACATCACACGCAGCAAAGCCTTTTATGGTGCCGTGTTTGGCTGGACCTTCACCGACTTTGGCCCCACCTACAGCGAGTTCAGCGATGGGCGCCTGAGCGGCGGCTTTACCACCGGCGAACCTGTACGCCCCGGTGGTCCGCTGATCATTCTGTACGCCGACGACCTGGCCCAGGCTCAGCAGGCCATCAGCGCTGCCGGAGGCCAGATCACCCGGCCTGAATTCAAGTTCCCGGGGGGCAGCCGCTTCCACTTCACCGACCTCGATGGCTACGAACTGGCCGTCTGGTCGCAGGCGTAA
- the hbdH gene encoding 3-hydroxybutyrate dehydrogenase codes for MSLKGKTALVTGSTSGIGLGIALSLAKAGADLILNGFGDPGKVIAEVEQFGVKVGHHPADVSDPAQIADMINYAEREFGGIDILVNNAGIQHVASVEEFPVERWDSIIAINLSSVFHSTRLSLPGMRKRGWGRIVNIASVHGLVGSVGKAAYVAAKHGVIGLTKVVGLETATSNITCNAICPGWVLTPLVQKQIDQRISQGIDPYQAQHDLLAEKQPSLEFVTPPQLGELVLFLCSEAGSQVRGAAWNVDGGWLAQ; via the coding sequence ATGAGCCTTAAGGGCAAAACTGCATTGGTTACCGGTTCTACCAGTGGTATCGGCCTGGGCATCGCACTGAGCCTGGCCAAGGCCGGAGCCGACCTGATTCTCAACGGCTTTGGCGATCCGGGCAAAGTGATTGCCGAGGTCGAACAGTTTGGCGTAAAGGTTGGCCACCACCCGGCAGATGTCAGCGACCCGGCGCAGATCGCCGACATGATCAATTATGCCGAACGCGAATTTGGCGGCATCGATATCCTGGTCAACAACGCAGGCATCCAGCATGTGGCCAGCGTCGAGGAGTTCCCGGTAGAGCGTTGGGACTCGATCATCGCCATCAACCTGTCCAGTGTGTTCCACAGCACCCGCCTCAGCCTGCCCGGCATGCGCAAGCGCGGCTGGGGGCGTATCGTCAATATTGCCTCGGTGCACGGGCTGGTGGGCTCGGTCGGCAAGGCCGCCTATGTTGCCGCCAAGCACGGGGTGATCGGCCTGACCAAAGTGGTGGGCCTGGAAACCGCCACCAGCAATATCACCTGCAACGCCATCTGCCCGGGCTGGGTCCTGACGCCGCTGGTGCAAAAACAGATTGATCAACGTATCAGCCAGGGCATTGACCCCTATCAGGCGCAGCACGACCTGCTGGCAGAAAAACAGCCTTCGCTGGAGTTCGTCACCCCGCCGCAACTGGGCGAACTTGTGTTGTTTTTATGCAGCGAAGCCGGCAGCCAGGTGCGTGGCGCAGCATGGAATGTCGACGGCGGCTGGCTGGCGCAATAA